In Phycisphaerae bacterium RAS2, the DNA window AGCCCGCGACACACTGGCCCAGCAACTCCGCGGCACGCTCGGCCGGCTGCACTTTCGCCAGCGCGTCGACCGCCGCCCCCGCCACGACCTCGCGCCGATCGCCCCGCAACTCAAACAACGCCGTTTCAATCTCGCGCCGATCCACAAACGCCTCACACAGCCGAATCACCGCGCAAAGCTGATCCTCCGATCGCGACGCCCGCAAAGCCCGGCGAATCTCCGGCAGAACGAATTCCGCCACCTTCGGCTTCTCGTGCAGCTGCGCCGCCCGATCGGCCAGCTCCGCGTCGGTGCGATTCTCCAGCGACGTGATGAATCCCTGCACGCGCGCGCGAATCTCGCGCCGCTCCTGAATCCGGAACCAGAGAAACGCCGCCGAGCCGACGATCGAAACCGTCAGCACGCAGGCCGACACGGCGACCAGGACACGCCCCCAGAAGCCCGCGACGTGTTCGGGCGGCTCCGCGGGCAGCCCCCCGCCTGTCGGCGCGCCGAGTTTAGCTGTTTGACTATATATTGCGTCGCTCATGCTTGCGTTGTTCTCACGCCGGCTCGTTCGACAAGCCCAGTCGCTGCGTGATGCGCTCGAAGTCGTCCAGACTGTAGTACTCTATCACCAGCCTGCCCGTGTGCCGACGCCGGCCCTCGCGCACTTCCACGCGCGTGCCCAGCGCCTCGGTCAGGCGCCGCGCCGCATCCGCCGCCGCGGGCCGAACCGACTCCGGCTCCTTCCGGCCCCCCTGCTTCGCCGCATCGACCAGCCGTCGAACCTCCGTCTCGACGCGGCGCACCGACCATCCCTCCTTCGCGGCCCGTTCGGCCAGCTCGACCTGCCTTCGCGGGTCAGACAACCCCAGGAGTGCGCGGGCGTGGCCCATATTTAGACTGTTGTCTTCAATTCGCTCCAGGACCGCCGGCGCCAGCGACAGCAGCCGAAGGTAATTGGTCACCGTCGCCCGGTCCTCCCCCATTTTTTCAGCAATTTGTTCGTGGGTCAGCCCGTTGCGATCCGCCAGGGCTTTGTACGCCCGTGCCCGTTCGACCGCGCCGAGATCGGCCCGCTGGATGTTCTCAATCAACGCCAACTCGAGCATCTCGGCGTCGCCGACCGCTCGAATCACCGCGGGCATTTCCTTCAGACCGGCTTTTCGTGCCGCGCGAAGCCGACGCTCCCCTGCCACCAGCTCGAAACCTGATCCGCTTCGGCGAACAACGATGGGCTGCAACGCGCCACGATCCTTCAATGACCTTGAGAGGCCCTCAATGGCCGCCTCGTCGAAGACCTTTCGTGGCTGCGACGGGTTGGTGCGAATCGACTCCACGGGCACCATTTGCAACTGTTGGGCCGGCCTTGTGGCTAGAATTGGTGCCCCAGCCCCCGCCTTCTGTTCGGCTTGGGAATCGATTCCAACTGGCGATGGCGGGATGTTCTCGCGCTGAATGTCGGTCGAAATGAGTGACGACAGGCCCCTGCCGAGCCTTTTTGGTTGAGCGGACATGAGTGGATTCGCCTCCTTGCGCGAGAATTGATCGCTGTTGTGGGTGCGGCTGAACTTGGGAGAATCCTAGTGCATCAGCCCAACTGACGCAATCACATGTTCCACGTGGAACGCTGGACGCGACAGACCCAGGCAGCTGGCTGCAATGTTCCACGTGAAACATAATTCGGATATTCACTGTCGCCTTCTTGGTGCGGAGCGGCCGCCAGTAGTGCCGATAACCAATTGAGACCATAGTCATCCGTTGCGGTATCAAATGGCTGGAGCCGGCCCATGCGAAATCGATATCCCCTTCTCGCGCTCACCGCATCTTTATTGATTGCAACAGCTTGCAACGATCCAGCCTCTCAAAGGCGAATCAATCGCCGCTGGGAATCCGTTGGGGCCACCATCGCCGGCATGGAGAAACGCGAGCGGCAATCGCCGCAGCGGATCCGGGAGGCGGGGGAGACCCTGACCCACTGGCTCGACCAGGAAAGCGAGCGGTTCAACGAGCGCGTTAAAATCATCGGCGACTACGCCTGGTAGGGCGGCGGGGCGGCGGGGCGATCGGCTCGCGGCGCGCCGCACACAGACAATTGACTATTCTTTGGGGCGGCCATGATTCAATGCGAGCAATGCGAGTATTTCAGCCGCGGGCCGGGCGGCGAGGTTCGTTTCGCGTGCGATCCCTTCAGCACGATCAAGGAGCCGGAATGTTTACAGAAGTGGCAATTGCTGCGATTGGCCGAGCTGTCGCGCAAGGCCGACCGGATGGTGGGGGCCTACGAGGCGACGCTGGAAATGTATCGCCGCTTCGAGCCATTGCAGGAGAAGATGTTTCGCCACATGGAGCGAGAGATCGACGACGCAGAGGAATCCGATTCGTGGAAATACGAGGACGACGACGAGGCGGATGACG includes these proteins:
- the parB gene encoding putative chromosome-partitioning protein ParB, with product MSAQPKRLGRGLSSLISTDIQRENIPPSPVGIDSQAEQKAGAGAPILATRPAQQLQMVPVESIRTNPSQPRKVFDEAAIEGLSRSLKDRGALQPIVVRRSGSGFELVAGERRLRAARKAGLKEMPAVIRAVGDAEMLELALIENIQRADLGAVERARAYKALADRNGLTHEQIAEKMGEDRATVTNYLRLLSLAPAVLERIEDNSLNMGHARALLGLSDPRRQVELAERAAKEGWSVRRVETEVRRLVDAAKQGGRKEPESVRPAAADAARRLTEALGTRVEVREGRRRHTGRLVIEYYSLDDFERITQRLGLSNEPA